One genomic window of Cupriavidus sp. P-10 includes the following:
- a CDS encoding MFS transporter: MTTTREATPADVAPAVGEEADAALYRTVAWRLIPILFISYAMAYLDRVNVGFAKLQMLGDLGFSETVYGLGAGIFFLGYFIFEVPSNLVLHRVGARRWIARIMITWGLLSAAMMFVKTPTTFYVLRFLLGVAEAGFFPGIVLYLTYWIPPSRIGKPLSLFFIAVPVAGVVGGPLSGWILQAFHDAGGLRGWQWMFLIEGVPTILLGLVVLFMLRDRVDDAQWLTQPQKQRLLQNLTAEHTEQIGHSVRDAFTLPMVWVMCLIELCIGMGIYGMGFWMPTLIREAGIKGLLDIGLFSAIPYGAAIAAMVWVARVADARRDRKTFLAMSALVGAIALVLSMTYSTETIFAIAMLTVATAAILTAFAQFWRLPTLLLGGKAAAAGIAVISSVANLSGFVSPYLVGWLRDTTGSGAVGMYLTAGSLALAAVIVMAIPARLVNR, translated from the coding sequence ATGACAACAACACGAGAGGCCACGCCTGCCGATGTAGCGCCGGCGGTCGGAGAGGAAGCAGACGCTGCGCTGTACAGAACAGTTGCCTGGAGACTCATTCCGATCCTGTTCATCAGCTACGCAATGGCTTACCTGGATCGGGTCAATGTCGGCTTTGCGAAACTGCAGATGCTAGGCGACCTTGGATTCAGCGAAACGGTGTACGGCTTAGGCGCCGGGATCTTCTTCCTTGGCTATTTCATCTTTGAGGTGCCTAGCAATCTGGTGTTGCACAGGGTAGGGGCGCGTCGATGGATCGCACGGATCATGATCACCTGGGGACTTCTTTCCGCAGCGATGATGTTCGTAAAAACCCCGACGACTTTTTACGTCCTGCGATTCCTGCTGGGTGTCGCAGAGGCAGGCTTCTTCCCCGGGATTGTGCTCTACCTGACCTACTGGATCCCACCGAGCCGCATTGGTAAGCCATTGTCGCTATTCTTCATTGCCGTGCCGGTAGCAGGTGTGGTCGGCGGTCCGTTGTCCGGGTGGATCTTGCAGGCCTTTCACGATGCCGGCGGTTTGCGTGGGTGGCAATGGATGTTCTTGATTGAAGGCGTGCCAACGATCTTGCTGGGTCTTGTCGTCCTGTTCATGTTGCGCGACCGTGTTGACGATGCCCAGTGGCTTACCCAGCCGCAGAAACAGCGATTGCTCCAGAATCTCACCGCAGAACACACAGAACAGATTGGTCACTCGGTGCGCGATGCATTCACCTTGCCGATGGTTTGGGTAATGTGCCTGATCGAACTGTGCATTGGCATGGGTATCTACGGGATGGGCTTTTGGATGCCAACGCTAATCCGTGAGGCCGGTATCAAGGGGTTGCTCGACATCGGCCTCTTTAGCGCCATTCCGTATGGAGCCGCCATCGCTGCGATGGTATGGGTAGCACGCGTAGCCGACGCCCGGCGAGATCGAAAAACGTTCCTGGCGATGTCCGCGCTGGTGGGTGCCATCGCTCTGGTCCTCAGTATGACTTACAGCACCGAGACCATTTTCGCGATCGCTATGCTCACCGTTGCGACCGCCGCCATCCTGACAGCCTTCGCGCAATTCTGGCGCCTGCCCACACTCCTGCTCGGCGGAAAGGCCGCCGCCGCGGGAATTGCCGTCATCAGTTCGGTGGCTAACCTGTCCGGATTTGTCAGCCCGTACTTGGTCGGCTGGCTACGTGACACAACTGGCAGCGGGGCAGTCGGTATGTACCTGACCGCCGGCAGCCTAGCATTGGCCGCCGTGATTGTAATGGCTATCCCAGCCCGTTTGGTGAACCGCTAA
- a CDS encoding porin codes for MLHAKLKPVTATVTSLALTMWTSNAEADVLLYGLIDTGIAYVNDIGGHSNVREQAGGTAASRFGLRGNEDLGTGWRALFALEGGVNTDDGTLGQSSASAMRIFGRQAWVGLSSSSAGMLTFGRQYDFMFDMNRYGSNRYLGAYYLRPLTAGAFIGTNGSSTDIDRLGGGRVDNSVKYQTPNWGGFTAGAMYGLGEQPGQPSAGRTVSATAQFDRGGMAAQGTYTMRQDPATGGKYTVVGAGLAWDITTALSFNALYTRSEWNLTNDRVDVYDVGLRYQLTAPLSLGIGYARYQPNHGAANAILTGKRDQFGTSAQYAYSKRTSVYALYTYQYAHDGGAQLYFLAPTALSAHTQSAVHIGIRHVF; via the coding sequence GTGCTCCACGCCAAGCTGAAACCTGTCACTGCTACCGTCACATCGCTGGCCTTGACTATGTGGACGAGCAACGCCGAGGCAGATGTGCTGCTGTACGGCCTGATCGATACCGGCATTGCCTATGTCAATGATATCGGCGGTCATTCCAATGTGCGCGAACAAGCAGGGGGAACAGCCGCCAGCCGTTTCGGCCTGCGCGGCAATGAAGACCTCGGCACGGGCTGGCGCGCGTTGTTCGCGCTCGAGGGAGGTGTCAATACAGATGATGGCACGCTCGGTCAAAGCTCAGCATCTGCCATGCGTATCTTCGGCCGGCAGGCCTGGGTCGGCCTATCATCAAGCAGCGCCGGCATGCTGACCTTCGGCCGCCAGTACGACTTCATGTTCGACATGAACCGATATGGGAGTAATCGATACCTGGGCGCGTACTATTTAAGACCGCTGACAGCCGGGGCATTCATCGGCACCAATGGTAGCTCCACCGATATTGATCGCCTTGGCGGAGGTCGCGTGGATAATTCCGTCAAATATCAGACACCAAACTGGGGCGGCTTCACAGCCGGCGCCATGTACGGGCTCGGCGAGCAACCCGGCCAGCCTTCAGCGGGTCGCACCGTGAGCGCCACCGCGCAGTTCGATCGAGGCGGCATGGCTGCCCAAGGCACCTACACGATGCGGCAGGATCCTGCAACGGGCGGGAAATATACCGTCGTCGGTGCCGGCCTTGCTTGGGATATCACAACGGCACTTTCCTTCAATGCACTGTATACGCGTAGCGAGTGGAATCTGACGAACGACAGGGTCGACGTCTATGACGTTGGCTTGCGTTACCAGCTAACCGCCCCCCTTAGCCTCGGCATTGGTTATGCGCGCTATCAGCCCAACCACGGCGCTGCCAACGCCATTTTGACGGGGAAGCGCGATCAGTTTGGCACCAGCGCCCAGTATGCCTATAGCAAACGCACCAGCGTGTACGCCTTGTACACGTACCAATACGCCCATGACGGCGGTGCGCAACTGTACTTCCTCGCCCCAACCGCCCTATCTGCCCATACCCAAAGCGCCGTGCACATTGGCATCCGCCACGTGTTCTGA
- a CDS encoding ISL3 family transposase, translated as MRQVLGGIDRILARVGKRVVSSDACGETITVKACSTVRAARCPGCHRWSHRIHGRYVRRLEERPMLEQRVILAIEVRRFKCTNANCPRRTFVENIHALAGRYQRRTRSQAQALHALGHALGGEAAARVADALGLRTSADTVLRELRRASGRKRKPRPRVVGIDDWAIARGHQYGTIIVDLERREPIEVFAGRDAIAVAAWMRAHPSIEIVARDRAGTYSEAVDLALPAAKQVSDRWHLLSNLRDNVERLLYRLGPQLRQAAQQIEVGSVTQGRQGVLSHNSLRSWQRLSDQRRATRVALYERVMALRAQGGTLKGIARELSISKATVQKFVHAGAFPERTPWARGPTPLDPYRDYIEERIAQGCRFPDLIVRELKQRGYKGSPACVQSCVARLLFPQGKAPLVQVPVRTMPCPSARRVFGWLVGWRKLAVEEPKSADHESFVQALCKIEPVVGEVRSLAREFLGLMHRRSVRHFDRWFKRLSCCDAAEMRGFAQSLRADLPAVRAAFTLPWSNGQTEGHVNRLKLLKRQMYGRANIELLRLRVLKPS; from the coding sequence ATGAGGCAAGTTCTCGGTGGGATTGATCGTATTCTCGCCCGTGTGGGTAAGCGCGTCGTCTCCAGCGATGCGTGCGGGGAGACCATTACTGTCAAAGCCTGTAGTACGGTTCGCGCGGCACGTTGTCCTGGCTGCCATCGTTGGAGTCACCGAATCCACGGCCGCTATGTGCGCAGACTGGAAGAACGTCCGATGCTCGAGCAGCGGGTCATTCTCGCTATTGAGGTGCGTCGCTTCAAATGTACGAACGCCAATTGTCCCCGTCGTACGTTTGTCGAGAACATCCACGCCTTGGCCGGTCGGTATCAGCGTCGTACGCGATCGCAAGCTCAGGCGCTACACGCGCTGGGCCACGCCCTCGGTGGTGAGGCGGCCGCCCGGGTTGCTGACGCCTTGGGCTTGCGCACCAGTGCCGACACCGTGCTGCGGGAGTTGCGAAGAGCTTCTGGGCGCAAGCGCAAACCACGTCCGCGGGTCGTCGGCATCGATGACTGGGCGATCGCGCGCGGTCACCAGTACGGAACAATCATCGTCGATCTGGAGCGACGTGAGCCGATCGAAGTGTTCGCCGGTAGGGACGCCATTGCGGTGGCTGCGTGGATGCGTGCGCACCCATCGATCGAGATCGTCGCCAGGGACCGGGCCGGGACCTATTCCGAAGCGGTCGACCTCGCGCTGCCGGCAGCCAAGCAAGTCTCGGATCGCTGGCATCTGCTGAGCAACCTGCGCGACAACGTCGAGAGGCTCCTTTACCGACTCGGGCCACAACTGCGCCAAGCCGCGCAGCAAATAGAGGTCGGCAGCGTGACCCAAGGCCGGCAGGGGGTGCTGAGCCACAACTCACTCCGGTCATGGCAGCGCCTGAGCGATCAGCGACGCGCCACGCGGGTGGCGCTCTACGAGCGGGTGATGGCACTGCGCGCCCAGGGCGGCACGCTCAAAGGAATCGCGCGCGAACTCTCAATCAGCAAAGCAACCGTGCAGAAGTTCGTCCACGCGGGGGCATTCCCCGAGCGCACGCCCTGGGCTCGGGGTCCTACGCCTTTGGATCCCTATCGCGACTATATCGAGGAACGAATCGCCCAGGGCTGTCGCTTTCCTGATCTGATTGTGCGAGAACTCAAGCAGCGAGGCTATAAGGGCAGTCCCGCCTGCGTGCAGAGTTGCGTGGCCCGCCTTCTCTTTCCGCAGGGCAAGGCACCGCTTGTCCAAGTACCCGTGCGTACGATGCCGTGCCCGTCGGCTCGGCGCGTGTTCGGATGGCTTGTCGGATGGAGAAAGCTCGCTGTCGAGGAGCCGAAGAGCGCGGACCACGAGAGCTTCGTGCAGGCGCTGTGCAAGATCGAACCCGTGGTCGGCGAGGTCCGCAGCCTCGCGCGGGAATTTCTCGGACTCATGCATCGGCGAAGTGTGCGACATTTCGATCGATGGTTTAAACGTCTGTCGTGCTGCGACGCTGCGGAAATGCGTGGGTTCGCGCAAAGCCTGCGCGCCGACTTACCGGCTGTGCGGGCGGCTTTCACGCTGCCATGGAGCAATGGCCAGACCGAGGGTCATGTCAACCGGCTCAAGCTCCTCAAGCGGCAAATGTATGGCCGCGCGAATATCGAACTTCTGCGGCTGCGCGTGTTGAAGCCAAGCTAA
- a CDS encoding ISL3 family transposase, translating to MRQVLGGIDRILARVGKRFVSSDACGETITVEACSMVRAARCPGCHRWSHRLHGRYVRRLEERPMLEQRVILAIEVRRFKCTNANCPRRTFSENIHALAGRYQRRTRSQARALRALGHALGGEAAARLADALGLRTSADTVLRELRRASGRKRKPRPRVVGIDDWAIARGHQYGTIIVDLERREPIEVFAGRDAIAVAAWMRAHPSIEIVARDRAGAYSEAVDLALPAAKQVSDRWHLLSNLRDNVERLLYRLGPQLRQAAQQVNVSRATLGRQGGGLSRFNSLRSWERLSDQRRATRLALYKQVMALRAQGGTLKGIARELSISDVTVQKFVHAGAFPERAPKARGPTPLDPYRDYIEERILQGCRFPELIWQELKQRGYKGSPATVQSCVARLLFPLGKTPHVQKPVQTMPIPSARRVFGWLVGWRKLAVEEPQSADHERFVQALCKIEPVVGEVRSLAREFLGLMHRRSLRHLDRWLKRLSCCDAVEMRRFAQSLRADLPAVRAAFRLPWSNGQTEGHVNRLKLLKRQMYGRANIDLLRLRVLKPN from the coding sequence ATGAGGCAAGTTCTCGGTGGGATCGATCGTATTCTTGCCCGTGTGGGCAAGCGTTTCGTCTCCAGCGATGCGTGCGGGGAGACTATTACTGTCGAAGCCTGCAGTATGGTTCGCGCGGCACGTTGTCCTGGCTGCCATCGTTGGAGTCACCGACTCCACGGCCGCTATGTGCGCAGGCTGGAAGAACGTCCGATGCTCGAGCAGCGGGTCATTCTCGCTATTGAGGTGCGTCGCTTCAAGTGTACGAACGCCAATTGCCCCCGTCGTACGTTTTCCGAGAACATCCACGCCTTGGCAGGCCGGTATCAACGTCGTACGCGGTCGCAGGCTCGCGCTTTGCGCGCGCTGGGCCACGCCCTCGGTGGTGAGGCGGCGGCCAGGCTTGCTGACGCCTTGGGCTTGCGCACCAGTGCCGACACGGTGCTGCGGGAGTTGCGAAGAGCTTCTGGGCGCAAGCGCAAACCACGACCGCGGGTCGTCGGCATCGATGACTGGGCGATCGCGCGCGGTCACCAGTACGGAACAATCATCGTCGATCTGGAGCGACGTGAGCCGATCGAAGTGTTCGCCGGCAGGGACGCCATTGCGGTGGCTGCGTGGATGCGTGCGCACCCATCGATCGAGATCGTCGCCAGGGATCGGGCCGGGGCCTATTCCGAAGCGGTCGACCTCGCGCTGCCGGCAGCCAAGCAGGTCTCGGATCGCTGGCATCTGCTGAGCAACCTGCGCGACAACGTCGAGAGGCTGCTTTACCGACTCGGGCCACAACTGCGCCAAGCCGCCCAGCAAGTAAACGTCAGTAGGGCGACCCTGGGCCGGCAGGGCGGCGGACTAAGCCGCTTCAACTCACTCAGGTCATGGGAGCGTCTGAGCGATCAGCGACGCGCCACGCGGCTGGCGTTGTACAAGCAGGTGATGGCGCTACGCGCCCAGGGCGGCACGCTCAAAGGAATCGCACGCGAACTCTCAATCAGCGATGTAACAGTGCAGAAGTTCGTCCACGCGGGGGCATTCCCCGAGCGAGCACCCAAGGCGCGGGGTCCGACGCCTTTGGATCCCTATCGCGACTATATCGAGGAACGAATCCTCCAGGGCTGTCGCTTTCCTGAACTAATCTGGCAAGAACTCAAGCAGCGAGGCTATAAGGGCAGTCCCGCCACCGTGCAGAGTTGCGTGGCCCGCCTTCTCTTTCCGCTGGGCAAGACGCCGCATGTCCAGAAGCCCGTGCAAACGATGCCAATTCCGTCGGCCCGGCGCGTGTTCGGATGGCTTGTCGGATGGAGAAAGCTCGCTGTCGAAGAGCCACAGAGCGCGGACCACGAGCGGTTCGTGCAGGCGCTGTGCAAGATCGAACCTGTGGTGGGCGAGGTCCGCAGCCTCGCGCGGGAATTTCTCGGACTCATGCATCGGCGAAGTCTGCGACATCTCGATCGATGGTTGAAACGTTTGTCGTGCTGCGACGCTGTGGAAATGCGTCGATTCGCGCAAAGCTTGCGCGCCGACTTACCGGCTGTACGGGCGGCCTTCAGGCTGCCATGGAGCAATGGCCAGACCGAGGGTCATGTCAACCGGCTCAAGCTCCTCAAGCGCCAAATGTATGGCCGCGCGAATATCGACCTTCTGCGGCTGCGCGTGTTGAAGCCGAACTAA
- a CDS encoding ATP-binding protein, whose protein sequence is MNEKTTTASKGAPRARVSATRVRAASRTPHATTVNPADLTVHNHPLARRHYRVATAAIESFVDLVEHCVRVLIPGALIYARPRMGKTHAIDYLALHLGRNRGDILVLRMSCEYHRTDYEGAFFSALLSAAGIRDPQPRLIADKRFALMRRINEQLQMRSGHIVVLFCDEAQRLSKHALEWLRDVHDQLAHHGVRLITFLVGQPQLMEQKAQYQLSGDEQIVARFMIEQMHFRGITGAVEAATCLASYDMTRYPEDTGSTFTAFFYPDAYAAGLRLEQSATALWNGFVNAHTVAQLAGPIELHMDYFSRAVESVLLNGPQWDSAGLVLDSAHWERAVRESGYVAAQQTVQPEV, encoded by the coding sequence ATGAACGAGAAGACCACCACGGCCTCGAAAGGCGCACCGCGCGCACGTGTCAGCGCGACCCGAGTCCGCGCAGCCAGCCGCACGCCTCATGCAACGACGGTGAATCCGGCAGACCTGACGGTGCACAATCATCCGCTTGCTCGCCGCCACTATCGGGTGGCGACGGCAGCGATCGAAAGCTTCGTCGACCTCGTCGAACACTGCGTGCGCGTACTGATCCCGGGCGCGTTAATCTACGCCCGTCCTCGCATGGGCAAGACTCACGCAATTGACTATTTGGCATTGCACCTTGGCAGGAACCGAGGTGACATCCTCGTGCTAAGGATGTCCTGCGAATATCATCGCACCGACTACGAGGGGGCGTTCTTCAGTGCATTGTTGAGCGCCGCTGGCATCAGGGACCCACAACCCAGGCTCATTGCCGACAAGCGCTTCGCTTTGATGCGTCGGATTAACGAACAACTACAAATGCGCTCAGGTCACATTGTGGTTCTCTTTTGCGATGAAGCACAGCGACTGTCCAAGCACGCACTGGAATGGCTGCGCGACGTCCATGATCAGCTCGCCCACCACGGCGTGCGCCTGATCACCTTTCTGGTAGGGCAGCCCCAGTTGATGGAGCAGAAGGCGCAATATCAGCTGTCTGGTGACGAGCAAATCGTCGCTCGCTTCATGATCGAGCAAATGCACTTCAGAGGCATTACAGGCGCCGTTGAAGCAGCAACCTGCCTGGCTAGCTATGATATGACTCGCTATCCAGAGGACACCGGGAGCACCTTCACGGCCTTCTTCTATCCCGACGCGTACGCTGCCGGCTTAAGACTGGAGCAATCTGCCACGGCGCTGTGGAATGGCTTCGTGAACGCCCACACGGTCGCGCAGCTGGCTGGACCGATAGAACTCCACATGGATTATTTTAGTCGTGCAGTCGAGTCGGTGCTACTGAACGGTCCCCAGTGGGACAGTGCAGGACTGGTACTAGATTCGGCGCATTGGGAGCGAGCAGTGCGGGAGTCGGGGTACGTCGCCGCGCAACAGACCGTCCAGCCGGAGGTATAG
- a CDS encoding Mu transposase C-terminal domain-containing protein, with protein sequence MAGSSRRIDPNTIRLSDWPQLDERVLTSEARTTFGQRRDAIEAYASGSSLAQVYETWGIHRSTLRRLVRRAMSAHPDGRPWGYRALVPHVHVQPYERSKAPHAIAHGKAGNAGAFGQLLQRHRNLAEQLRKEIETRKVHLQPGEKGRLVGLKAVAHRFEQSCRELGLGAGDYPLNQKWKGFRSLASTLRGWLQDDFDLAARAAGQRIKPASALRQLPERGSADAFDTVEFDAHKMDVRLKVIDNDPLGGEQSYEIERVWLLAIIDVATRCLLGYTISLGRECNRFDAIETFKRAVTPAKVPELTLPGLRLLPTGGFVSQALEPTSYACWRQIRLDNARAHLATTSLDVVCEALGCTADFGPAYQPDDRPFIERFFGTIAATLSRRLPGAIPGKDAAQVMLRRLRDPTDSLRLLVTSQELEELLHLTVWNYHGTPHAGLGGFTPLEMMRRHVLGIGREAIRLRLIPKPIREHPELLHDPVLCRVHGNLGRGERPYITFYHVRYTSERLARSSGLIGKRLRVHYDPSDLRRLWACTEDGHMLEDLFASGRWRDEPHSLRVRQQIFKAKRARELDFGPGDNPIEVFLALRRKQAAKRRRAASDIAQVQRERRTAKPPATESETVTPEQPPSPLAKGPVKGKALRIIRGYSR encoded by the coding sequence ATGGCCGGCTCGTCTCGCCGAATCGATCCGAACACAATTCGCCTGTCGGATTGGCCTCAACTTGACGAGCGTGTCCTCACGAGCGAAGCGCGGACCACGTTTGGACAGCGCCGCGATGCGATTGAGGCTTATGCCAGCGGTAGCTCTCTTGCGCAGGTCTACGAGACCTGGGGTATCCACCGTTCAACCTTAAGGCGTCTGGTCCGTCGAGCTATGAGCGCGCACCCGGATGGCCGCCCATGGGGATATCGGGCGTTGGTGCCGCATGTCCACGTGCAGCCTTATGAACGAAGCAAGGCGCCTCATGCGATCGCGCACGGCAAAGCGGGAAATGCTGGGGCCTTTGGACAATTGCTGCAGCGTCACCGTAATCTGGCCGAGCAGTTGCGTAAAGAGATCGAAACCAGAAAGGTCCATTTGCAGCCCGGTGAGAAAGGCCGTCTGGTGGGCCTCAAGGCGGTGGCGCACCGCTTTGAGCAGTCCTGTCGTGAATTGGGCCTAGGCGCTGGCGATTATCCGCTGAACCAGAAGTGGAAGGGCTTTCGTTCATTGGCCAGCACACTAAGGGGGTGGCTGCAGGATGATTTCGACTTAGCTGCGCGTGCCGCCGGCCAAAGGATCAAGCCCGCTTCGGCGCTCCGGCAGTTGCCTGAACGTGGATCCGCCGATGCGTTTGATACGGTCGAGTTCGACGCCCATAAGATGGACGTTCGCCTGAAGGTGATCGACAACGATCCACTGGGCGGCGAACAGAGCTATGAGATCGAGCGCGTCTGGTTACTGGCCATCATCGATGTTGCTACGCGCTGTCTCCTGGGCTACACCATTTCTTTGGGTCGCGAATGTAACCGCTTTGACGCCATCGAAACCTTCAAACGCGCCGTGACGCCGGCGAAGGTCCCCGAACTCACGCTGCCGGGCCTGCGCCTGCTGCCTACCGGCGGTTTCGTCTCGCAGGCCTTGGAGCCAACCAGCTACGCCTGCTGGCGACAGATCCGGCTAGACAATGCGCGAGCGCACTTGGCGACCACCAGTCTCGATGTCGTGTGCGAGGCGTTGGGCTGCACGGCCGATTTTGGTCCGGCATATCAGCCCGATGACCGGCCGTTCATCGAGCGCTTCTTTGGTACGATCGCCGCAACGCTATCGCGACGGCTGCCGGGGGCGATACCAGGAAAGGATGCGGCGCAGGTTATGCTGAGACGTCTGCGCGATCCGACCGACTCTCTACGGCTCCTCGTCACCTCCCAGGAGTTGGAGGAGTTGTTGCACCTGACGGTGTGGAACTATCACGGCACGCCCCATGCTGGCCTGGGTGGCTTCACCCCACTGGAGATGATGCGCCGGCATGTGCTTGGCATTGGTCGCGAGGCGATCCGATTGCGCCTGATCCCCAAGCCGATACGGGAGCATCCGGAACTGCTGCATGACCCGGTACTGTGCCGCGTCCATGGGAACCTCGGCCGTGGTGAGCGACCATACATTACCTTCTATCACGTGCGCTACACGAGCGAGCGGCTTGCCAGAAGCAGCGGCTTGATTGGCAAGCGTTTACGCGTTCACTATGACCCCTCGGACTTGAGAAGGCTCTGGGCCTGTACCGAAGACGGACACATGTTGGAGGACTTGTTCGCTAGCGGCAGATGGCGCGACGAGCCGCATTCGTTGCGGGTGCGCCAGCAGATCTTCAAGGCCAAGCGGGCGCGCGAACTAGACTTCGGCCCGGGCGACAATCCGATCGAGGTCTTCCTTGCCCTCAGACGTAAGCAGGCCGCAAAGCGTCGGAGAGCGGCCAGCGACATCGCGCAGGTGCAGCGCGAGCGCCGGACAGCAAAGCCTCCCGCCACTGAAAGTGAAACCGTGACACCCGAACAGCCGCCTTCGCCACTGGCCAAGGGTCCCGTTAAAGGCAAGGCGTTGCGCATTATCAGGGGGTACTCCCGCTGA
- a CDS encoding ISL3 family transposase has translation MRQVLGGIERILARVGKRFVSSEVQGEIITVEARSTVRRAPCPACHSWSHRLHGRYVRKLEERPMLEQRVVLAIEVRRFKCMNANCPRRTFAENIHALADRFQRRTRSQARALHALGHALGGEAAARLADALGLRTSADTVLRELRRVPERKRKPKPRVVGIDDWAIARGHQYGTIIVDLERREPIEVFAGRDAIAVAAWMRAHPSIEIVARDRAGAYSEAVDLALPAAKQVSDRWHLLSNLRDNVERLLYRLGPQMRQAAQQVNVSRVTLGRQGLRRSSQRSWERLSAQRRAKRLALYKEVMALRAQGGTIRGIARELSISPATVQKYVKAGAFPERAPRARGPTPLERQGIPRRNAQRSWERLSAQRRATRLALYEQLMALRAQGGTIRGIARELSISVATVQKYVRAGAFPERALKAPGPTPLDPYRDYIEERIIQGCRFPELIWQEIKQRGYKGSPACVQSCVTRLLFPLGKTPLALKPTMQMPSARRVFGWLVGWRNLAIEEPKSADHERFVKALCKIEPVVGEVRSLAREFLGLMHRRSVLHFDRWLKRLSCCDAEEMRRFAQSLSADLPAVRAAFRLQWSNGQTEGHVNRLKLLKRQMYGRANIELLRLRVLKPN, from the coding sequence ATGAGGCAAGTTCTCGGTGGGATCGAACGTATTCTCGCCCGTGTGGGCAAGCGCTTCGTCTCCAGCGAAGTGCAAGGGGAGATCATTACTGTCGAAGCCCGCAGTACAGTTCGCAGGGCACCGTGCCCGGCCTGCCATAGTTGGAGTCACCGACTCCACGGCCGCTATGTGCGCAAGCTGGAAGAACGTCCAATGCTCGAGCAGCGGGTCGTTCTCGCCATTGAGGTACGTCGCTTCAAGTGTATGAACGCCAACTGCCCCCGTCGTACGTTTGCCGAGAACATCCACGCCTTGGCCGATCGGTTTCAACGTCGTACGCGATCGCAGGCTCGGGCGTTGCACGCGCTGGGCCACGCCCTCGGTGGTGAGGCAGCAGCCCGGCTTGCCGACGCCTTGGGCTTGCGCACCAGTGCTGACACCGTGCTGCGAGAATTGCGCAGAGTACCTGAGCGCAAGCGCAAACCAAAACCGCGGGTCGTCGGCATCGATGACTGGGCGATCGCGCGCGGTCACCAGTATGGAACGATCATCGTCGACTTGGAGCGACGTGAGCCGATCGAAGTGTTCGCCGGCAGGGACGCCATTGCGGTGGCTGCGTGGATGCGTGCGCACCCATCGATCGAGATCGTCGCCAGGGACCGGGCCGGGGCCTATTCCGAAGCGGTCGACCTCGCGCTGCCGGCGGCCAAGCAAGTCTCGGATCGCTGGCATTTGCTGAGCAACCTGCGCGACAACGTCGAGCGGCTGCTATACCGACTCGGGCCACAAATGCGCCAAGCCGCCCAGCAAGTAAACGTCAGTAGGGTGACCCTGGGCCGGCAGGGTCTGCGCCGAAGCTCACAACGGTCATGGGAGCGTCTGAGCGCTCAGCGACGCGCCAAGCGGCTAGCGTTGTATAAGGAGGTGATGGCGCTACGCGCCCAGGGCGGCACGATCAGAGGAATCGCGCGCGAACTCTCAATCAGCCCAGCAACCGTGCAGAAGTACGTCAAAGCCGGAGCATTCCCCGAGCGCGCACCCAGGGCGCGGGGTCCGACGCCTCTGGAACGTCAGGGGATTCCCCGCCGAAACGCACAGCGGTCATGGGAGCGTCTGAGCGCTCAGCGACGCGCCACGCGACTGGCGTTGTACGAGCAGTTGATGGCGCTACGCGCCCAGGGCGGCACGATCAGAGGAATCGCGCGCGAACTCTCAATCAGCGTAGCAACCGTGCAGAAGTACGTCAGGGCCGGAGCATTCCCCGAGCGCGCACTCAAAGCGCCGGGTCCGACGCCTTTGGATCCCTATCGCGACTATATCGAGGAACGAATCATCCAGGGCTGTCGCTTTCCTGAACTGATCTGGCAAGAAATCAAACAGCGCGGCTATAAGGGCAGTCCCGCCTGCGTGCAGAGTTGCGTGACCCGCCTCCTCTTTCCGCTGGGCAAGACCCCGCTTGCCCTGAAGCCCACGATGCAGATGCCCTCGGCCCGGCGCGTGTTCGGATGGCTTGTCGGATGGAGGAACCTCGCCATCGAGGAGCCAAAAAGCGCGGACCACGAGCGGTTCGTGAAGGCGCTGTGCAAGATCGAACCCGTGGTGGGCGAAGTCCGCAGTCTCGCGCGGGAGTTTCTCGGACTCATGCACCGACGAAGTGTGCTGCACTTCGATCGATGGTTGAAACGTTTGTCGTGCTGCGACGCTGAGGAAATGCGTCGGTTCGCGCAAAGCCTGAGCGCCGACTTACCGGCTGTGCGGGCGGCCTTCAGGCTGCAATGGAGCAATGGCCAGACGGAGGGTCATGTCAACCGGCTCAAGCTCCTCAAGCGCCAAATGTATGGCCGCGCCAATATCGAGCTTCTGCGGCTGCGGGTGTTGAAGCCAAACTAA